Genomic DNA from Macadamia integrifolia cultivar HAES 741 chromosome 6, SCU_Mint_v3, whole genome shotgun sequence:
ATAAACCCCGGTTCAAATCCACCAACAACAaatgattttttaaataaagttATGGGAAAAAGTAACTACCAGGTACCAACAGTAATAAATAGAACCCACACGGGCCACACTACTCTCAAAAGCCAAACACGACAATATTACATAACAGTCCAACTGTATCCAAACATACGTCTTCCGTCTCGGTATCTGTGTCACTGAACCAGTGAACCACCATTTCTGCTTGACGAACATCAATGGCGGTTTTCCTGACTACCTGAATAAATCCCACTATCTATTCTATAAGTCTCGAATCACAGTGAATCTGGGGAgataaaaacacaaaaatagaCCCAAAACATTAAGAAAACACCGCGAAAAAATATGGTTTCTCACAAGAATGCCCAACCAACGAAAGCCGCAGATACCGTAACTAGTGTTTTCCAAAATGCAGGTGCTCTCAAATCCACAGCTCCAGATCCTGCTGTACTGTTCTCCGCCTCAGCCCCTGGTGCTTCTGCCGGGGAACCTTCCGGTGAAGAAATAGCCGGTGCGGGTGGTGACATAATTGACGGACCTGGAGCTTCGACGGCTACTGGAGATGGGGTTGGAGAAACTGCAGGAGTAGGAGATGGAGAGGAAGCAGGCTCCAGAGCTGGTGCTGGCGAAGGCGATTTCCCGAATATCTCGCTCGGAAGAAGAATGTTGTCGACGGTGAAAATGCACACTGGTGTGTCGTCTATCACCGTGTCTGCAATCCTCGAGGAATCGACACCGGTGTCCAAGGTGACAGAGTCTCCGGCGGTTTTCACCTTGAGGTCGTATTTGCCAGCGCCGTTTGTTGCGAGAGTGCTAATGGGAGTCTTGGTGGTCTTCAAAGTCCCGATGGGTGTGTACCCAGCCAATGCATGGTACTGCAGTAATGTAACCACCTCGGCGTTCGTTAGTTTACTGAGATCCGGTGCGCCGGGGGCTTTAAACGCTTCGTCCGATGGCGCAAACAACGTTAAACCCTTAGCCATGGCTGACTGGTAAACCTTGAGCACCCCAGAGCTTTGGATGAGCGAAGCAAAGGTCTTGCAGCCGTGCTTCTCGAGTAGCCCCGTGATGTTGACGGCGGAAGCAGAGGGAGCAGGAGCAGTCAAGATCCCTGGAGCGATGATCGGGGCACTGATCTCGAGGACGGAGATGTTGTAAGGGATCTGTTTGACGCTCTTGGTGTAGCTGGAATCGAGCTTGGATCCAGGAGCAGCAGAACCGAAACCAACCTTGCCGCCTTTGAGGTCTGTGATGTTGACGAAGCCGAGGTTACCAGCGGCATTGCCGGTGGTCTGGTAGAGAGTAGTGGTGAGAGTGGTACCCTTGGAGATGTCATGGAGCTTCGAGGTGTCGTAGTAATCGAGGAGGACAAGAAGGCTGAGGGCGTTCTTGATGACTGACAGTGGGTGATTGCCTGCTAGGGAGGACATGGCGGCATTGGGTAGCACGAGGCAGGTTATGGTTTGGCGACTGTTGATTTCATCGGAGAGCTTCGTTTGAGTGAGGTAGCTGTTGAAGAGGCTATACTCTGGGAAGCCCGAGAGAATGGCTGTGATGTTATGGGATGACGAAAGGGAGACTGATacgagaaggagaagggagaggaggagagtAGACGCTGCCATGGTTTGCTTTTCCAAGTTGCAGAGAGAATGGAATGAGACCAGCAAGTAGCAACAGAGCTCAGGAGCTGAAATGTGTTCGTGGTAACCCAACCTTGTTGGGGTGGGGATTAGGTAACCAGGGTTAAGAAGAAAGTGCGATAAAGGGGTATAGAGTTTAACCTAACCATAAACCGCGGTTAATGGTTTGGATGCCATGTGATGTAGTGATGGTGGCATTCTGCAGGTCCTCATGGAAAACAAAGGAGGACGGCGACTCGGTCCTACTCAAACGGTTATAtgctcttttttccttttttttttttttttttttttttcttttttcattaatcaTTAATAATAAGGTGCGGCTTGTTTGGCGGTTAAAAAGGGGTGAAAATGTTTAGAGGGTGGATCCTACGTGTTTGAgttagaatgaaaaaaaaaataaaaatagagatgaaaaataaaaataaaatgagggCGAGAGAACACTATCTATTGGTGCATGTACATAACAATCGGTGTCAAAACACTATTTGTTGGTGTATGTACATATCAACCGGTGCAGTCAATGGCATGATACACACTAGCATCTTTAGTGTGGAGAGGgtgattttttcaaatttgatgTGCCTAGGGGttttttcccataaaacaaATCATTTTTAGTGGAGTATaatttgatgagagagagaaaataaggaggTAGTGGTGTGAAATTTTATGAGGAGACCGACTTAAGTTCACGAATCATGTATAAGTTGTTCTCATACACTCTTAGTTCTAACATTTGAAATCCATTGAGTCTCTCATCATTTAATAGATTGTAGAATCGAAAATCAATGGCATATGAGAACAATTTCACACGAGAATCtattcagaaaaaaagaaataagtgatagagagatagatacaaaaCAAACTTTTATATGCCAAAGTATAGAGAAGAATAAATACATTTAATCGGGTTATTTGAGAGTTCAGTGAACCTTTACGTACGTGAATGCACGTGAACATCCTTAGTCGATGGATATGGCATCTTCTTAAATAAATTTATATGATGTTTGATCAAACACtcatattttccctttttatttttttttacttttctcccTAAAATAAACGGGGCCAAGGGGATGGTGTTGAACCTTTTAATCTCCcattatttgatttttgatggcTTATTCCATATACATTTATATCTCAAATTTATATTTAGAAAGTAATAATATGGATATATACGAggtatgaaattgaaatttaaattcTCTAACTTCACAAGATTTTCCATCTGAAATATTTTAAGTCGTAATATTCCATTGAGAATTTGCGGGAATATTCGCCTTAACGATTACGCAGTTGTTTGGAACTCCATTTGGTTGATTCGCAGCGATGCTGGACACAAGAAAAATAGATTCAGAGCTTCAAACCCAATTTTTAATCCCCTACAGCTACGAGGCGACAACCCTTCCGTAACTTAGGTCATACTATATTCGTCTTCTTGCTCTTGGGAGAAAATGGCGGTGGATGCCGTCAAAACCTCATCTTCgtctccatcttcttcccatTTCAGGTATGATTGACATTTATCAATAACGTTTAATGGATTATCCTTTCATGACTGACTGAGATTGGATTTTACTGAAAATTACAGTCAACCACGCCAATACTACGTTGCCGTCGACAGACCTCAATTCAAGATGGTAAAATTCCTAAAACCAAATAGATTTCGAGCTTCAGATGATCCAATTGCTCTGTTTTGTTTAACTACAAAATTGCAGGTGACGTTGGTGGATCTGTTGCGCGTGGCAAGCAAACGTTCTTCCTTGCCTGTAGTGTTGTGCTGCAGCTCTCGCGACGAGCTTGATGCCGTCTGCTCTGCTGTTTCCAACCTTCCTAACATTTCCTTAGATTCTCTGGTATGCCTAATTTTGTCTGTGATGAACTTCTGTGTTTTGGTATGGAAAGTTAAACAGAACTGGGCAAACCCACCTACAAGTCAAggtgccagaaaaaaaaaaaaaccatatccCATCTCCGTtttaatccaaatccaaatcgaaTTGTCTCATACGTGCCAACCAAGTTTGTGGTCTCAGGTTGTCAGTTCGGATGGTTCTAGTGATTCACTgttcttttttatattataaattgtCTTTCTTTGGAAGGATAATGTTTGTGCACACACAATAAAGAATGCACCCAATCTTTTGTGAGAAGTGTCTTGAAAATTTGGCAGCATGCAGGGTTTGGCCTCTGGGGTGAATGAATGATATGACCAATGTGACAGGTTTTTCGGTTTGCGAGAGCCTCCTAAAAGTTCTCTGTCTCAAAAGCCGCTCCCTAAGGAAGTAATCCATAGGATTGGTGTGGCCGGTCCTAGTTGCCTTGGTTCACACTAGTTGTTTCCAGTAGCTTAAATCCGGATTCCTCTTGTTGTCGAAAGAGTTCAAAAGTCTGGTTTTATGAAATCTTAAACCAAATCACACAATACAGTTTGTTGCTTGAGCTTGCTACAGAACCTTCTCAGTTTACTGAACTGTTGTCTTATATTGTACGCGTAGAGAAGCCTCATGATATGATTTTCCCATTGGGGTTGTTCTGAAGCTCATTAAAATGCTGGATGTTGGTTTACCAATCCATCAACCACAAGGTGAAATCTGGCCATCAAGTGGTTCAAGTTATGATAGTGTGACCTTTGTTAAGATCAACTTTAACTGGTTCTAACTTGGGCTTACAGAAATACTCATAAATGTGAATCTACAATTGCTTGTACAAGTAAATTCTGTGGCTTTTTCTGGGGTTATGTTCTGGATTTTTATCTGAACCACAAAGATTTTTTGGCCTGTCCATACAACCAAGGAAGTTTTAAATTCTTATGCTAATGCTTTACAAATTTTACCATACTCTTTTAGGAGTGGTTTGAGCAATATTGGCTTTGAGGATTTCAGGGTATCTCATACAGGAATCCATTTGAGCAATGTTCTTACTTCCACCTGTTTCTGCAGATAAAAACCCAATTGAATTTTTACTGTCCACACTATGTTTTTACTTCCAACTTAAGCTTGTGGTTGAAAGACGAAATCCCATTTTTCTTGACTATCCATTCTGTTTTCCAGTACATATTAACCTTCAGTTGTAATTTTCCTTTGCTTCTGGTACCCGAGTTTATGCAGCCTTAGATGTTTAGTCCATTTAGATGGcacaattttgttttttaatgttTCCTTGTGGGACTTATGGTGCTGATATGGTAAATATGGTTGACAGTTTACTCTTGTCCACCATTACTCCTTCATTGCTCTTTGATTATTCTCTGGcatgtattttattattttcttttctaattataGTACAGTGACTTGGCTGAAGCTGAACGCATGCTGATATTGGACAAATTCCGTCAAGCAACCATGAAATTGAACCACAACCCTGCTGCTAATGCTGAAGTAAACCGTGAAACTGGAAATGAAGAGCATGAGTTGTTTATGATGGTTGTAACAGATGCATGCATACCTCATGTTTCTTCGGGGGAATCATCTATTTTTGCTCGTGTTTTGATAAATCATGAGTTACCAACTAAAAAGGTGAAGCTTCTGTTTGTTCAATGCAGAATATTTCCATGTCTTGTATTTTACTTACATTGAATACTTTGAAGGTCATAGTGGTATTTCCATAGATCTTTCATATGAGAAAGTGTTGTGATTGCGTTGAGTCATTATTTTTGGTTTAGGATAGTTTGCCAAGATCCGTGACCAGCATATTGTTATTGTGTGCAATTGTATAAAGGAGAATAGGGATATATGATGGATTGCATATTGTCTTCTGGGTTTTATTCCTTGTATGGCCTTGTTTAGAGTACTTCACATCTGCATTTTTTCTTCACTATAACTAGAATTACTGAGAACGGtttgattaattaattaattaattcaatgtCCTATGGTTCTATTTACATTCATGCATTATTTATCATCAATTGACACAACAGGGATAGCTAGCTAGTACTTCGAGCCCTTATTCGGTGTCCTGTTCAATAACAATTACCTAGTGAAAGAGGTCAAAAATGATTCCCCTGTATAGTAGAATTTCAAGTTTGTGGACCTTTCTTTCAAGCTAAACCAATGCCTCAGCAttcatcttcctcctctccccATACCAGATTTTAATAGATTTTGGCTGAGTTGTATCTTTAGAAGGTTGGCTCTTTTATTGTTCTTATTTCTGCTGGTAATGGgttagagaaaaaggaaagctaGTAATTGCAAGGCATCTCACCCTGTATTCCCTTTATATCGGTTCTTCCCACTGATCTTACATGTACTAGTAGAATTTCATTACAGGTTTCACCTAGAACAACCCAGTACAATTTCGTGGAAATTATAAACCTATGATGCATGGCGGTAGTTAATCAGTTTTTGTTTTACGTAAGGATATCCTTGATGTTCGTCATGCCTTAGTTTATTTTGGTGAACATAGTATAAACCTACAATAGTCCTATAACTTGTAACTTTTTGTTTCACATAAGGATATTTTATGGCAGCTAACTTTATTCTGGTGTacttaattttgtttttgatgatttatttgcaGGAAACATACTTGAGGCGCATGGCAACCTGTTCAGCAGCAGGTTTTTCTCTTCCTAGCAATAACAGACAAGTATTACGCATGGTGTATTCTTGTTGACTGACCGAAATAATTATGTGCAGATGGAATTGTGATCAACATGGTTGCTGGGGCTGGTGAAGTGATGACCCTGAAAAACATTGAGGAGAGCACGGGTCTAGTTATAGAGCAGATGCCCATAGATGTGAGTTCTTTACTTTGCCCTTTTTCCATTCATGGACTTCTATTAATTGATACATGGTTATGATGCAGATGTTTGAGATACTATGACGAAGGCCAATTGCAATAAGGGACTTGgaatttttcatgattttgttGGACATGGCTAAAATGGTTTTTTTCGCATGCCTAGATCTGTAATTTTTTCAGCTTGTATTCCATCCATTTGAAGGCAAAGAGTCCTGACATGGTTGTGCATGCTATTTCCAAGAGAGGTTATGTAGATATAAAATTCAAATGGTGAGTCGGTTCTGTTGCATTATTACTGAGCATTTCTTTTTGACATAATTTATGCTCACAGttaaaacaaatcaaaacctctttgtttagaaaataaattgttcaaaatttattaaaatttatgATTTAGGAAAGAGTTGTTCTAGAGAAAGTACTGATTTCTCTGGTTCCAAATGTGAGGAAAGTTGGTTTTCTTAGCCTTGATGGGTCGTTAGAAAAAAGGGTGAAAATAAAAGACAGCCTTCAAAGTCCAGACATTTTGGTCTTTAACTCTGATTTGTTTCACATGGATAAGTAATTGAACACCCAGTTAATACACAACTACTCAGTGATGacattaaaccatatttttaaATGCTTAAGGACAATGACATGGtataagttttattttttttgagataTATGAAAGTAAGGTTTTCCATTTTATTAAGTGAATGCTATTCACCAACACCCCCGCCCTtgaaaaaagagggagaaaaaagcTTGGTGAACATGTTATCTGAGGATTGTGTGTTGAACATATATAGGTACTTTTCAATTTTCATGTTTCATTATAATTTAGCTTCACACAATTTTAGGttcttttttttaggtgaatgaaaaatatattaaagcaggaaagaaaacaaatacaacACACAAAGCCAAATTGGCTAGACCAGGGTGAAAACCCTACCAAGCCCTGAAGTGATGTGCCTCAAACCCCTACGAGAGGGGACAAACCCAAAAAagggccgggggggggggggagaaacaaTATAAAGGAGAATGATACCAGAAAATAGGGGATGGGGGGGGAGGAAAAGAGAGGAAGTTcccaaaaatataacaattttcGGTTCTTGGAATGCAAGGAAATTGTGATACACTTGAGAGAAGTTGATCAAGTGATCAATCTTCCGATAGGTACTCCACTGAACAATGCAAACCGCTGGGCCAATGCCAAGGTGTACTGTTAGGTGAAAGTTTGAAGTTCCATTATTGGTCATGGGAATTAAATCAGGTTGATAACAGAAACATTTGGATGGATCCTTCCTTTGTATACACTACTTGATCCAATGAAAATCAGATATTTAATGCCAATTTGGATTGTCAAGGGTCCCACAAACAagcaattcatttttatttcttaacaTATAATTCAGACTGAGTTTTTTTATGTCCATTGTGAATTGAAATCCATTCACTATGGGACCGGGGGTATCAAGAGGATATTTAGGAGGTCTAGAGTTCGAGTCTCCTGACTGTTACCTACTTTCCTCCATATCTTAGAAAAAAAGAGGATATTTAAGAAGGGGTTATAGGAGTTTGTGAACCCTAAAATAGTGAATGAACCATCCTCTATAGATTTAAAAAAACTTTTTCTAAAATCTAAGTTAGGGAAACAAACACTTTCCAACCACACTACTTGAGTGGAGGtgaaaatatttcattaaacgttgccaaaaaataaaatatttcatcaaAATGTGTCTAGTGCTGCAGAGCTAGCAAAGTGAAAGCATTCATATTTTGATGTGTTCTTACTAATGCTCATTAATACCATAAAAAGGTGCCATAGAACCTAAAACATTTAAGTTGTGGTTGTTCGTTGATGGATCTAATGCCATTAATATATCTTACATATTTAGGTTGTCTATTCACGGGTGAACTAGTGAAGGGCCGTTAAACAACTTAGAGATGGATTTCCATGTTACTTCCCTCCCCcgccaaaaaatgaaaaataaaaataaaattatgaagtaATAAACATGGGTCTATAGTATTTGTCAATTTTCAATGGACTGAGTTTTCCTAAGCCTAAGGCTACATTATCTTCTTACTTGCGTCATTGCCTAAAGTGCAAGAGAATCCCTATGGATAGGCACATGGTCCCAGTCCCAGTCCCAGGTTTGATTCTCATCTATACATCTGTGATTTAAATGAAGACTGTGGTGGTGGATTGCTGCGTTAGTCTCCCCAAtgatt
This window encodes:
- the LOC122081757 gene encoding fasciclin-like arabinogalactan protein 10, whose product is MAASTLLLSLLLLVSVSLSSSHNITAILSGFPEYSLFNSYLTQTKLSDEINSRQTITCLVLPNAAMSSLAGNHPLSVIKNALSLLVLLDYYDTSKLHDISKGTTLTTTLYQTTGNAAGNLGFVNITDLKGGKVGFGSAAPGSKLDSSYTKSVKQIPYNISVLEISAPIIAPGILTAPAPSASAVNITGLLEKHGCKTFASLIQSSGVLKVYQSAMAKGLTLFAPSDEAFKAPGAPDLSKLTNAEVVTLLQYHALAGYTPIGTLKTTKTPISTLATNGAGKYDLKVKTAGDSVTLDTGVDSSRIADTVIDDTPVCIFTVDNILLPSEIFGKSPSPAPALEPASSPSPTPAVSPTPSPVAVEAPGPSIMSPPAPAISSPEGSPAEAPGAEAENSTAGSGAVDLRAPAFWKTLVTVSAAFVGWAFL
- the LOC122081758 gene encoding ATP-dependent RNA helicase FAL1-like, with amino-acid sequence MAVDAVKTSSSSPSSSHFSQPRQYYVAVDRPQFKMVTLVDLLRVASKRSSLPVVLCCSSRDELDAVCSAVSNLPNISLDSLYSDLAEAERMLILDKFRQATMKLNHNPAANAEVNRETGNEEHELFMMVVTDACIPHVSSGESSIFARVLINHELPTKKETYLRRMATCSAADGIVINMVAGAGEVMTLKNIEESTGLVIEQMPIDMFEIL